One genomic segment of Sediminispirochaeta bajacaliforniensis DSM 16054 includes these proteins:
- the ilvC gene encoding ketol-acid reductoisomerase: MAKIFYDKDADLSALKNETVAVLGFGSQGHAHAMSLKDSGVDVIVGLRKGSRSWKKAEAYGIPVYTVEEAAKRGDVVMVLLPDELQAEIYAKEIAPGLEAGNMLMFAHGFAIHFHQIVAPKGVDVSLVAPKGPGHIVRREFEAGRGVPGLVAVHKDETGKAEPRALAYAKGIGCTRAGVFETSFREETETDLFGEQAVLCGGVTSLMKAGFDTLVEAGYQPEMAYFECINEMKLIVDLIYEGGMTLMRHSISNTAEYGDYITQGKLVTDETKKAMKGILEDIQSGRFARDWILENRAGRPSFYAMRQNARNSQNEAVGAQLRSMMSWLKSDIEIEE, from the coding sequence ATGGCAAAGATTTTTTACGACAAGGACGCGGACCTTTCGGCACTAAAGAACGAGACGGTTGCGGTCTTAGGTTTTGGAAGTCAGGGGCACGCCCACGCGATGAGTCTGAAAGACAGCGGCGTGGACGTCATTGTCGGCCTACGGAAAGGCAGTAGGAGCTGGAAAAAGGCGGAAGCCTACGGCATCCCCGTTTACACCGTCGAGGAGGCTGCCAAGCGGGGAGACGTCGTTATGGTGCTGCTTCCCGATGAGCTTCAGGCAGAGATTTATGCCAAGGAAATTGCTCCGGGGCTTGAGGCTGGAAATATGCTGATGTTCGCCCACGGTTTTGCAATTCACTTCCACCAGATCGTTGCCCCTAAGGGTGTGGATGTCTCCCTTGTCGCTCCCAAAGGGCCCGGGCACATCGTTCGACGTGAGTTCGAGGCGGGCAGAGGGGTCCCCGGACTTGTAGCCGTTCATAAAGATGAAACCGGTAAGGCCGAGCCTCGGGCTCTGGCCTATGCAAAGGGAATCGGCTGTACCCGTGCCGGGGTGTTTGAGACCAGTTTTCGTGAAGAGACCGAGACCGATCTTTTTGGTGAGCAGGCCGTTTTGTGCGGTGGCGTCACCAGCCTGATGAAGGCGGGATTCGATACCCTTGTCGAGGCCGGATATCAGCCTGAGATGGCCTATTTCGAGTGTATCAACGAAATGAAGCTGATTGTAGACCTTATCTACGAAGGTGGCATGACCCTTATGCGGCACTCCATCAGCAACACCGCAGAGTACGGCGATTATATCACGCAGGGAAAACTGGTGACCGACGAGACCAAGAAAGCGATGAAGGGAATCCTCGAGGATATCCAGAGCGGTCGATTCGCCCGGGACTGGATCCTTGAGAATAGGGCCGGTCGTCCGTCATTTTACGCCATGAGACAGAATGCGCGAAACAGCCAGAACGAGGCTGTTGGTGCGCAGCTTCGATCGATGATGAGTTGGCTGAAAAGCGATATCGAGATCGAA
- the ilvN gene encoding acetolactate synthase small subunit — MREEEYTDHTISVLVNNHPGVLSKLTSLITRRGFNIESIAAGPTKDPDMFRLTIIVKGDDQSVEQIQKQLYKIVDTVKVSPIDPRNKVEREIGLIKLRATNGSRNEVLQMVNVFKGQVIDSGPGGFVVEIVGSSEKVDSFIGLFPPQQVVEVARTGIVAMNRWEKKQTR, encoded by the coding sequence ATGCGCGAAGAAGAATATACCGATCACACCATTTCCGTGTTGGTGAACAACCACCCGGGGGTTCTTTCGAAGCTGACCAGTCTGATTACCAGGAGGGGCTTTAATATCGAGTCGATCGCTGCCGGGCCGACCAAAGATCCCGATATGTTCAGGCTCACCATCATTGTAAAGGGCGATGACCAGAGTGTGGAACAGATTCAGAAACAGCTTTACAAGATCGTCGATACGGTAAAGGTGAGTCCCATTGACCCGCGCAATAAGGTTGAACGAGAGATTGGACTTATCAAACTCAGGGCCACCAACGGATCTCGGAATGAGGTTCTGCAGATGGTCAACGTATTCAAGGGCCAGGTGATCGATTCCGGCCCCGGCGGCTTTGTTGTGGAGATCGTCGGAAGCAGTGAAAAAGTGGACTCGTTTATCGGCCTTTTTCCACCTCAGCAGGTGGTTGAGGTGGCGAGAACCGGCATCGTTGCGATGAACCGGTGGGAAAAGAAGCAGACCCGATAG
- the ilvB gene encoding biosynthetic-type acetolactate synthase large subunit, producing MILKGARILVESLLLEGVDTIFAYTGGKVISIFDQLQEFEDRVRLILPRHEQGGTHAADGYARSTGRPGVVIVTSGPGATNTVTGIATAYMDSVPMVVITGQVNLDQIGSDAFQEADVVGITMPITKANFLVRDASEIAYTVKKAFHLATTGRPGPVVIDIPGDVQAQDVSFDYPDTIELRGYKPNMNGHPKQIKSVIGMLKQSRKPLIIAGGGVNLSGATEMVNRLADEKGIPVVCTLMGHGVMPKRSELLLGPIGMHGTLYGNYAVQHADLILALGVRFSDRIVGDGAGFAPKAKLVHVDIDPAEIGKSIKADLPIVGTIQSVLGDLNKADIPVDSEQWIRELVEYRSAHPLVAEDPKNPGGLAPQRLIQLAGEIFPKETIVVTDVGQNQMWAALFFGFSRGRSFLTSGGLGTMGFGLPAAIGAAVGNPDKPVLMISGDGGFQMNLQELATIRRYRLPVKMLVIDNGYLGMVRQWQELLFEKRYAGTVMDDNPDFAALAEVFGIHGRTLRDAKDAQDVLRELAECEGPMLLHAHVSPSANVLPMVPAGKPLEQVVEKI from the coding sequence ATGATCTTGAAAGGTGCACGAATATTGGTTGAAAGTCTTTTACTCGAAGGTGTGGACACGATTTTTGCCTATACCGGCGGGAAAGTTATTTCCATCTTTGATCAACTGCAGGAATTTGAGGATCGTGTCCGTTTGATTCTCCCCCGTCATGAGCAAGGGGGGACCCATGCGGCTGATGGCTATGCCCGCTCCACCGGCAGGCCTGGTGTTGTTATTGTTACCTCCGGTCCCGGCGCCACCAACACTGTCACCGGCATTGCGACAGCCTATATGGATTCCGTTCCCATGGTTGTCATAACCGGGCAGGTCAACCTAGATCAAATCGGAAGCGATGCTTTTCAGGAAGCAGATGTAGTTGGAATTACCATGCCGATCACAAAGGCCAATTTTCTGGTACGGGATGCAAGTGAGATCGCCTATACGGTAAAGAAGGCCTTTCACCTTGCAACCACCGGCCGCCCCGGCCCTGTGGTTATCGATATCCCCGGGGATGTACAGGCCCAGGATGTCTCCTTTGACTATCCGGATACGATTGAGCTACGAGGATACAAGCCGAACATGAACGGCCATCCGAAGCAGATTAAGTCGGTCATCGGCATGTTGAAACAGTCACGTAAACCTTTGATCATCGCCGGCGGTGGTGTCAATCTTTCCGGAGCAACGGAAATGGTGAATCGTCTTGCGGACGAGAAGGGTATTCCCGTTGTCTGTACCCTTATGGGGCATGGCGTGATGCCGAAGCGAAGTGAGCTGCTTCTTGGACCTATCGGAATGCATGGTACCCTCTACGGTAATTATGCCGTTCAACATGCCGATCTCATCCTTGCCCTTGGGGTCCGTTTTTCAGACCGTATCGTCGGTGACGGGGCAGGTTTTGCCCCGAAGGCAAAACTGGTCCATGTGGACATTGATCCCGCAGAGATCGGAAAGAGCATCAAGGCCGACCTTCCCATCGTCGGTACGATCCAATCGGTGCTGGGGGATTTGAACAAGGCCGATATTCCGGTTGATTCCGAACAGTGGATCCGCGAACTCGTCGAGTATCGATCCGCCCACCCTCTGGTTGCCGAGGATCCGAAGAATCCCGGGGGGCTGGCCCCGCAACGATTGATCCAGCTTGCCGGGGAAATTTTCCCCAAAGAGACCATAGTCGTCACGGATGTGGGACAGAACCAGATGTGGGCCGCCCTGTTTTTCGGCTTTTCCAGGGGACGCTCCTTTCTTACCAGCGGGGGACTTGGGACCATGGGCTTCGGCCTTCCCGCGGCAATAGGGGCGGCTGTCGGAAATCCCGACAAACCGGTGTTGATGATAAGCGGCGACGGAGGTTTTCAGATGAACCTTCAGGAGCTTGCCACCATCAGGCGTTATCGTCTTCCTGTAAAGATGCTGGTGATAGACAACGGTTATCTCGGAATGGTTCGCCAATGGCAGGAGCTTCTCTTCGAGAAGCGTTACGCCGGTACCGTCATGGATGATAATCCCGATTTTGCCGCCCTTGCCGAGGTCTTCGGCATCCACGGCCGCACGCTCCGGGATGCCAAGGATGCGCAAGATGTTCTCAGGGAACTTGCCGAATGCGAGGGGCCGATGCTGCTTCATGCCCATGTCAGTCCGTCGGCAAACGTCCTTCCGATGGTCCCTGCGGGTAAACCCCTTGAACAAGTTGTTGAGAAGATCTGA
- a CDS encoding Gx transporter family protein codes for MSGDRHKPIAVLGGLALFLSVLEFMIPKPVPFMRLGIANIPILIALALFDDRDVWLLAFLKIAGQGIVNGTLFSYIILFSATGTLVSVAVMVLLRRFARKGISLVGISVAGAFVGNLSQILLANRFIFGNAALLIAPPFLIIGLISGAIMGFFGDRFIAGSLWARTFTEA; via the coding sequence ATGAGTGGTGATCGTCACAAGCCCATTGCGGTCTTGGGCGGGCTGGCGCTTTTCCTTTCGGTCTTGGAGTTTATGATACCCAAGCCCGTGCCCTTTATGCGCTTGGGAATTGCGAATATTCCGATTCTTATTGCACTTGCCCTCTTCGATGATCGCGACGTGTGGCTTTTGGCCTTTCTAAAGATTGCAGGACAAGGGATTGTAAATGGGACACTCTTTTCATATATCATCCTTTTTTCCGCTACGGGAACCCTTGTCAGTGTTGCTGTTATGGTCCTGCTTCGGCGCTTTGCAAGGAAGGGTATCAGTCTCGTCGGTATTAGTGTGGCGGGAGCCTTTGTCGGAAATTTGTCGCAGATATTGCTTGCCAACCGCTTTATTTTCGGTAATGCGGCCCTTCTTATAGCCCCTCCCTTTCTGATTATCGGTTTGATCAGCGGGGCCATCATGGGATTTTTCGGTGATCGGTTTATTGCCGGAAGCCTTTGGGCTCGTACCTTCACGGAGGCTTGA
- a CDS encoding FAD:protein FMN transferase: protein MKYRLYAFFSLLCILSSCGTEKSQDPIAETRFALGTTCTITVFRKADAHHIQEAFDAVHRVESLMSVNLDDSEISVLNDHAGRDPLQLSDDTFFLLSKAKEYAQLSGGAFDPTVGPLVSLWGIGSDAARLPERPEILDALALIDYHNLVLNSEHRTAELLEKGMAVDLGAIAKGYAADAAAQVLKDGEVPYAIINFGGNVFAMGQRYGDGPWKIGIQDPDAERGNYIAIARVEDSAVVTSGKYERFFIQDGVRYHHILSTVDGYPIENGIASVTIVARDSTRADAFSTMLFALGPEKGLRLARETPFLQAVFVMEDKSVLTSSDPDGWLTIEDSRYHFVQDNEVTE from the coding sequence ATGAAATATCGTCTATATGCTTTTTTTTCCTTACTATGTATTCTATCGTCATGCGGGACGGAGAAATCGCAAGATCCTATAGCGGAGACACGTTTTGCTTTGGGGACAACCTGCACCATCACGGTCTTTCGAAAGGCGGATGCCCATCATATACAAGAAGCCTTTGACGCCGTTCACCGTGTGGAGTCTCTCATGAGTGTGAATTTGGATGATTCGGAGATCTCGGTTCTCAATGATCATGCAGGCAGGGATCCTTTGCAGCTCTCCGATGATACCTTTTTTCTTCTTTCCAAGGCAAAGGAGTATGCCCAGCTTTCGGGTGGTGCCTTTGACCCCACCGTCGGGCCTCTTGTCTCTCTCTGGGGAATAGGAAGTGACGCAGCAAGGCTTCCGGAGCGACCCGAAATCTTGGATGCACTTGCATTGATTGATTATCACAATCTGGTTCTCAATAGTGAGCATCGTACAGCCGAACTCCTGGAAAAAGGAATGGCCGTCGATCTTGGAGCCATCGCCAAGGGCTATGCCGCGGATGCCGCCGCACAGGTTCTGAAGGATGGCGAGGTGCCGTATGCCATTATCAACTTCGGCGGGAATGTTTTTGCAATGGGGCAGCGTTACGGAGATGGGCCCTGGAAGATTGGAATTCAGGACCCCGACGCCGAGCGGGGAAACTATATCGCCATTGCCCGAGTCGAGGATAGTGCCGTTGTCACCAGCGGGAAATATGAACGTTTCTTCATTCAGGACGGCGTGCGTTATCACCATATCCTCAGTACCGTCGACGGTTATCCGATAGAAAACGGGATAGCCTCGGTGACGATTGTAGCCAGGGACTCGACCCGGGCGGACGCTTTCTCTACCATGTTGTTTGCCTTAGGCCCGGAGAAAGGCCTGCGGCTGGCCAGAGAGACCCCCTTTCTCCAGGCAGTGTTTGTTATGGAAGATAAATCGGTGCTGACATCCTCCGACCCCGACGGGTGGCTTACGATAGAGGACAGTCGGTACCATTTTGTGCAGGATAACGAGGTGACGGAATGA
- a CDS encoding FAD-dependent oxidoreductase has protein sequence MGKTKIVILGGGYGGVETAKKLHKQFKKRPEIEITLIDRNPYHTLMTELHEVAGARVEPDSVRVSFARIFSGKRVHIVLDEITAIDFTGKKLTGKSDSYEYDYLVLGTGAEPCFFGVPGAQEHAFTLWSFEDAMKIREHTERMFLEASQTSDPEERKKLLTFAVAGAGFTGIELAGELVERRSTLCREYGIDESEVRIMVVEALGEILPILPEKLQQKTMKYLEKHGVEICLESRITEVTPDGFSTNNCDSHDAKTFIWTCGVFGTAFGGELDLEQGHCSRQRVDEYLRSPGKENVFLTGDMVWFLENEKPLPQIVETALQTAEVVAHNIIASIEGSPMKAFKSNYHGFMVSIGGKYAVSHNMGMSMSGFFAMALKHLINVHYLLGLAGFNAVWGYLRHEILDIKEGRSLVRNLISAKIPNYWAFPLRLWLGLMWVIEGVNKIGEGWFHFSAGSKSAWMFSQGVVQAGVQAVTDATSAASAAEAGTQAAQTATEAVTAASGAATDAAATVAHAASDAVTAASGAAADAAANTVKAASDAVSAASDAVAGAASTAVAYAEQVFHTIWDTTNSILAYDNPLVTWFRQTFMDGIFVHLPFQLFQVMVVVTELGIGLALMGGLFTWLAAVVSIGMCLIFTLSGMFSWNQLWFVFAAILMMGGAGRGLGLDHWVMPWIKKWWNGTKLAKKSYLYSGEPK, from the coding sequence ATGGGTAAAACCAAAATTGTGATTCTTGGCGGTGGATATGGGGGTGTTGAAACTGCAAAGAAATTACATAAACAGTTCAAGAAACGACCTGAGATAGAAATTACCCTTATAGACCGAAACCCCTATCATACCCTGATGACGGAACTCCACGAAGTCGCGGGAGCAAGGGTTGAGCCTGATTCGGTCAGGGTCTCCTTTGCACGTATTTTTTCCGGAAAACGAGTACATATTGTTCTCGATGAGATTACCGCTATCGACTTCACAGGAAAGAAATTAACAGGAAAAAGCGACTCTTATGAGTACGACTACCTGGTTCTTGGGACCGGTGCCGAGCCATGTTTTTTTGGTGTCCCGGGAGCACAAGAACACGCTTTCACGCTCTGGTCCTTTGAAGATGCGATGAAGATCCGTGAGCATACCGAGCGGATGTTTTTGGAAGCAAGCCAGACATCGGATCCAGAAGAGCGTAAAAAGCTTCTGACATTTGCCGTGGCTGGTGCCGGTTTTACCGGTATCGAACTGGCGGGAGAGTTGGTTGAACGGCGAAGTACACTCTGCAGAGAGTACGGCATCGATGAATCGGAAGTAAGGATCATGGTTGTCGAGGCCCTCGGTGAAATACTTCCGATCCTGCCGGAAAAGCTTCAGCAGAAAACGATGAAGTATCTCGAAAAACACGGCGTGGAAATCTGCCTCGAAAGCAGAATTACCGAAGTAACTCCCGATGGCTTTTCAACAAACAACTGTGATTCCCACGACGCAAAAACCTTTATCTGGACCTGCGGCGTTTTCGGAACGGCCTTCGGCGGGGAGTTGGATCTCGAGCAGGGACACTGTAGCAGACAGCGGGTGGATGAATATCTGAGAAGTCCGGGAAAAGAGAATGTCTTTCTTACCGGGGATATGGTGTGGTTCCTTGAAAATGAAAAGCCACTTCCCCAGATTGTAGAGACGGCATTGCAAACCGCAGAGGTGGTTGCTCACAATATTATCGCTTCCATCGAGGGAAGCCCCATGAAGGCTTTTAAGTCGAACTACCATGGTTTCATGGTCTCTATCGGTGGAAAATATGCAGTAAGCCACAACATGGGCATGTCCATGTCGGGCTTTTTCGCAATGGCCCTAAAGCACCTCATCAACGTTCATTATCTTCTTGGTCTTGCAGGTTTCAATGCGGTATGGGGCTACCTGAGACACGAAATCCTCGATATCAAAGAGGGCCGTTCTCTGGTTCGAAACCTTATCTCAGCGAAGATTCCCAATTACTGGGCATTCCCTTTGCGCCTCTGGCTTGGCCTGATGTGGGTCATCGAAGGGGTCAATAAGATCGGTGAAGGATGGTTTCATTTCTCGGCCGGTTCGAAATCGGCATGGATGTTTAGCCAGGGAGTAGTTCAGGCGGGCGTACAGGCAGTTACAGACGCAACCAGCGCCGCTTCCGCTGCAGAGGCAGGAACACAGGCTGCTCAGACTGCCACCGAGGCGGTCACTGCCGCAAGTGGTGCCGCAACAGATGCAGCCGCCACCGTGGCCCATGCAGCCTCAGATGCCGTTACAGCCGCAAGCGGTGCAGCGGCAGACGCCGCCGCAAATACGGTCAAGGCAGCTTCAGACGCTGTATCCGCCGCTTCCGATGCCGTTGCAGGTGCCGCATCCACTGCAGTTGCCTATGCCGAGCAGGTCTTCCATACTATCTGGGATACGACGAACTCTATCCTTGCCTATGATAATCCCCTGGTGACATGGTTTCGCCAAACCTTTATGGACGGCATCTTTGTTCACCTACCCTTTCAGTTGTTTCAGGTTATGGTTGTTGTCACAGAGCTTGGTATCGGTCTTGCCCTTATGGGTGGCCTTTTTACCTGGCTTGCCGCAGTTGTATCGATCGGTATGTGCCTGATCTTCACCTTGTCTGGAATGTTCAGCTGGAATCAGCTCTGGTTTGTATTCGCGGCCATTCTTATGATGGGCGGAGCAGGTCGCGGCCTAGGTCTTGACC